The following proteins are co-located in the Candidatus Binatia bacterium genome:
- a CDS encoding low molecular weight phosphotyrosine protein phosphatase — AHLIQQKDLPWVADSAGTSGAHDRESSDPRSILHARRRGYELTSISRQIRESDFYDFDWILAMDSSNLDFIKRICPDPTLLSKL; from the coding sequence CGGCGCATCTTATTCAACAGAAAGATCTGCCATGGGTGGCTGACTCTGCCGGGACTTCGGGAGCCCATGACAGGGAATCCTCAGATCCCCGCAGTATCCTGCATGCTCGTCGCCGTGGCTATGAACTGACCAGCATCTCTCGCCAAATCCGCGAATCCGACTTTTATGATTTTGATTGGATTCTGGCAATGGACTCTTCCAACTTGGACTTTATCAAACGCATCTGCCCTGACCCCACTTTGCTTTCCAAGCT